The Thermodesulfobacteriota bacterium region GAGGGCTCCCGCTCGACGAGGATGACCTCCCTGCCCCCTTCGGCTATGTCGAGCGCGGCCTGTATGCCGGCGATGCCGCCGCCTATGACGAGCGCCCTCTTGTTGACGGGGATGTTTATGGTCTTAAGCGGCCGGTTCTTCTTGAGCCTCTCGATGACCATCCTGGTAAGGTCGACGCTCTTGGCGGTCCCGACCGCCTTCGTCTTATCGGGATGGACCCAGGAGCACTGCTCGCGTATGTTGGCTATCTCGCACTTGTAGGGGTTAATCCCGGCCTTTTCCGAGGCCTTCCTGAAGGTCTTCTCGTGCATGTGCGGGGAGCAGGCCGAGACCACCACGCCGTCGAGGTTGTTTTCCTCTATCGCCTTCTTGAACATATCCTGCCCCGGGGAGGAGCACATGAACTTGTAGCTGCAGGTGTAGACCACGCCGGGGAGTTTTTCCATCTCCTCGGCGACTTCCTTGGTCTCCACGGTACTCTCTATGTTGTTGCCGCACTGGCAGACGAATACGCCTATCCTCGGCATTTCAGACCCCCTTCTCCTTCAGGAGCGGCCTTACGTCCATGGCGTTGCTCTCGAAGCCGAGCGTTGTCTCGTCCTGGCCGAGGGCATAGCCGAGAAGCTGGGTGAAGTAGACGATGGGGACCGGTCTGTAGCCGGCGGTCCCGGCCGCCATGGCCGGCTGGCTCTTCTCGAGGTTATACTGGCAGAGCGGGCAGCTTGTGACTATCACCTCCGCGCCGCGTCCCACGGCCGACTGCATGACGTTCCCCGAAAGCTTTTCCACTATGTCTTCCCTGCCCATGGCCATGTGCGCGCCGCAGCATTCGATCTTATCCGGGAAATCCACCGGCTCGCAGCCGATGGCCTCCAGAAGGTCCTCGAACACCGTCGGGGCCTCGCAGTTGTCTATCCCCATGTCCTCGAAAGGCCTTAAGAGCATGCACCCGTAATAGGCCCCGGCCTTTATCCCCGTAAGCGGCCTCTTCACCGCCGCCTTTACCTTATCGAAGCCGACCTTGTCTCTTAAGACCTCGAAGAAGTGCAGCACGTCGAGGCTGCCGTCGTACTCCTCTTCGATGAAGTCGGTTATGATCCTGCGCTTTTCCTTGTCGTCCCTTACGACCTTGTTGGTGCGCTTAAGCACGTTATAGCAGACGCTGCAGAGGGTGGTTACCGTGTCCCCTTCCTTCCTGGCGTTGGCAAGGACCTTGGTCGGGGCGGTAAGGCCGATTATGTTATCCGGGGTCAGCGGGAAACCCGCGCCGCAGCAGTTCCACTGCTTCAACTCTTCCATCTCGAAGCCGAGGGCCACGGCCGCCGCCCTGGCCGACGTGTCGAAAGGCTTGGCCGTGGTGCTCAGGGTACAGCCCGGATAGTATGGTATTTTCATTGGTTCCATTTGTTTGTAAATAATATGCCGTTTATGTCCAGGGCATGCTTAAAAATGTCCAGATGCTAGGAAGGACGAGGGATTGAACCGCAGCATACTTTCAGTATGTGAGGATTCGATCACGAAGTCCTGACAACGCAGATGGGCGTTTAGAAGCATGCCCCCTCAGCTTACGAATTTACGGAAGCCCGAGACGATAGCCTGCTGCGGCGCGTTCTTAAGGAACGGGAACGGCAGATCCTCTATCTCCTTGTGGTTCTCGCCCTTCCTCAGGACCATCTGCCTGAGCCCCTCGAGGAGCTTTGCCGCGCTGACGCTCTTCGGGCAGCGCGAATAGCACTGCAGGCACCCCACGCAGACCCACATCGTGTTGGCCCTCATCACCTCTTCGAGTTTCCCGAGCTGCAGGAACCTTATCACCTGGCTCGGCGCGATCTCCATCTCGAACGACACCGGACACCCCCCCGAGCAGTTCCCGCACTGGTAGCAGTCCCGGACTTCCTCGCCGGTCATGCGCTCGAGCTGTTGCATGGCCTCGCTCTTGATCTCCTTTTTTTCGAGCTTCATCTTCATGTGCCGACCTTTTTATACTTTTCGACCCCCTGCTTAAAGAGGTCCCCTCCGTGCATGTCGTTAACCACTATGGCCGGGAACTCCTCGACCTCCAACTTCCTTATCGCCTCCGGACCGAGGTCTTCGTAGGCTATGACCTCGGCCTTCTTTATGCTCCCGGCTATGAGCGCGGCCGCCCCGCCGACCGCCGCCATGTAGACGGCCTTGTGCTCCTTCATGGCCTCTATGACCTCCGGGCTCCTCAGTCCCTTGCCTATGGTGGCCTTGAGCCCGAGCGCGAGGAGTTTCGGGGTGAACGGGTCCATCCTGCCGCTCGTCGTCGGCCCGGCCGAGCCTATCACCTGCCCCGGCTTCGGGGGGGTGGGGCCTACATAGTATATAATCTGCCCCTTCGGGTCAAAGGGAAGCTCACCCCCCTTATCCATGAGCTCCACGAGTCTCTTGTGTGCCGCGTCCCTCGCGGTATAGAGGGTCCCGGTTACGAGCACCCTGTCCCCGGCACGGAGCTTTTCGACGTCTTCGTCCGTAAGCGGGGGCGTTATCCTTATCGGCTCGGGCATGAATGGTTACCAGTTATCCGTTATCGGGTATCAGGTTCCGGTTTTTTTGCCTTTAACTGATACCCGGCAACCGGAAACCGATAACTTATATTATCACTTCCTTGTGCCTGGCGGCGTGGCACTGGATATTAACGGCCACGGGAAGGCTCGCTATATGGCAGGGGACGGACTCTATATGGACAGCGAGGGCGGTGGTGGTGCCTCCGAAACCCATGGGACCTATGCCAAGCGAATTTATCTCCCGAAGCAGCTCCCCTTCGAGTACAGCATGCTCTTTATCCTTGCCGGGGGACCCGATCTTCCTCAAGAGCGCCTTCTTGGCCAGTATCGCAGAGACCTCGAAGTTCCCGCCGATCCCCACACCCACGATTATGGGAGGGCACGGGTTCCCGCCCGCCTCCCTTATCGTCTCAACCACGAACTCCTTTATACCCTCGACCCCAGAGGTAGCCCTGAGCATCTTAAGCCTGCTCATGTTCTCGCTTCCCGCCCCCTTGGGTGCGAAGCGTATCGTTAACCTGTCCCCGTCGGTAACGGTCGTGTGCACGACGGCCGGGGTATTGTCGCCCGTGTTCTTCCTCGAAAACGGGTCGCAGACGGACTTCCTCAGGTAACCCTCTTCGTAGCCCTGCCTTACCCCCTCGTCTATGGCCTCATAGAGCGGGCCGTCTATAGTTAGCTCCCGGCCCACGTCAACGAAGAAT contains the following coding sequences:
- a CDS encoding CoB--CoM heterodisulfide reductase iron-sulfur subunit B family protein, which gives rise to MKIPYYPGCTLSTTAKPFDTSARAAAVALGFEMEELKQWNCCGAGFPLTPDNIIGLTAPTKVLANARKEGDTVTTLCSVCYNVLKRTNKVVRDDKEKRRIITDFIEEEYDGSLDVLHFFEVLRDKVGFDKVKAAVKRPLTGIKAGAYYGCMLLRPFEDMGIDNCEAPTVFEDLLEAIGCEPVDFPDKIECCGAHMAMGREDIVEKLSGNVMQSAVGRGAEVIVTSCPLCQYNLEKSQPAMAAGTAGYRPVPIVYFTQLLGYALGQDETTLGFESNAMDVRPLLKEKGV
- a CDS encoding 4Fe-4S dicluster domain-containing protein; translation: MKLEKKEIKSEAMQQLERMTGEEVRDCYQCGNCSGGCPVSFEMEIAPSQVIRFLQLGKLEEVMRANTMWVCVGCLQCYSRCPKSVSAAKLLEGLRQMVLRKGENHKEIEDLPFPFLKNAPQQAIVSGFRKFVS
- a CDS encoding Fe-S-containing hydro-lyase, whose protein sequence is MPEPIRITPPLTDEDVEKLRAGDRVLVTGTLYTARDAAHKRLVELMDKGGELPFDPKGQIIYYVGPTPPKPGQVIGSAGPTTSGRMDPFTPKLLALGLKATIGKGLRSPEVIEAMKEHKAVYMAAVGGAAALIAGSIKKAEVIAYEDLGPEAIRKLEVEEFPAIVVNDMHGGDLFKQGVEKYKKVGT
- a CDS encoding fumarate hydratase, with protein sequence AAASEGSPLGKDVLGQIVKNFELAAAENVPMCQDTGVAVFFVDVGRELTIDGPLYEAIDEGVRQGYEEGYLRKSVCDPFSRKNTGDNTPAVVHTTVTDGDRLTIRFAPKGAGSENMSRLKMLRATSGVEGIKEFVVETIREAGGNPCPPIIVGVGIGGNFEVSAILAKKALLRKIGSPGKDKEHAVLEGELLREINSLGIGPMGFGGTTTALAVHIESVPCHIASLPVAVNIQCHAARHKEVII